In the genome of Magnolia sinica isolate HGM2019 chromosome 2, MsV1, whole genome shotgun sequence, one region contains:
- the LOC131233938 gene encoding uncharacterized protein LOC131233938 has protein sequence MASQHYRSQFGDTTFTKVFVGGLAWETPTEEMRRYFEQFGEILEAVIITDKNTGRSKGYGFVTYRDPESARRACIDPNPVIDGRRANCNIASLGRPRPSPPRGRNQGGISYHGGAPATSYGRVVAPPPPPPPLLYPPYGYATYTPEYGYPQAVYNPQIPPQYYQQMYGTSSSAGGPYHYAAHGGYSFHAAGASFSAPQGHRIQPPPFLHYPAQGEGSVTPPQHPYPFPPPAPLRQQLPVHDLQTHQQPSTTTTTTTTTTTATAATSGNSDTFERGAS, from the exons ATGGCAAGCCAGCACTATAGATCGCAATTTGGGGACACGACGTTTACCAAGGTGTTTGTAGGAGGGCTGGCATGGGAAACGCCAACAGAGGAAATGAGGAGATATTTCGAGCAGTTTGGAGAGATACTCGAGGCGGTTATTATCACCGATAAGAACACCGGTCGATCGAAGGGCTATGGATtc GTGACTTATCGGGATCCGGAATCTGCAAGGAGGGCTTGCATCGATCCGAATCCTGTGATCGACGGTAGAAGAGCGAATTGCAACATTGCTTCTTTGGGGCGGCCTCGCCCTTCCCCACCAAGAG GTCGAAACCAAGGTGGAATTTCGTACCATGGAGGTGCACCAGCAACTTCATATGGTCGGGTTGTAGCACCTCCCCCACCACCTCCTCCTCTTCTTTATCCACCTTACGG GTATGCAACGTACACACCCGAATACGGATATCCCCAA GCTGTCTATAACCCTCAGATTCCACCGCAGTATTACCAACAAATGTACGGAACGTCATCGTCGGCCGGTGGTCCCTATCATTACGCCGCTCACGGAGGATACTCTTTCCATGCAGCCGGGGCGAGTTTTTCAGCCCCTCAAGGGCATCGTATTCAACCCCCTCCTTTCCTACACTATCCTGCGCAGGGGGAGGGCTCTGTCACCCCTCCACAACACCCGTACCCCTTTCCACCACCAGCTCCACTGCGGCAACAGCTTCCCGTGCACG ACTTGCAGACTCATCAACAAccctcaacaacaacaacaactactaCTACTACCACAACAGCAACAGCAGCTACTTCTGGGAATTCAGATACTTTTGAAAGAGGTGCATCGTAA